The proteins below come from a single Acidovorax sp. NCPPB 4044 genomic window:
- a CDS encoding DUF3108 domain-containing protein: protein MPRRALAVLTALVIALHALALLGLPHWSGGTGRGTPERMAFHTRMVVPEAPPPPPPAEPAAAPAAPAAPAAKPAPPPRKRPAPVRQPRPPPAPSPAPTPAPAPAPPDEPQPMPASTADAAPAGDADAPAMAAAAPAPEEPVPSASIAAAAAAQAAAQAASAVASAPATPPEPAASQPDDLRSAGVDIRPPGGTAAAADTTPPPVRLPAPVRLTFDVSGQAKKFDYRASASLAWRHDGARYEARQEVKAFLIGSRSQTSTGLVTPTGLQPERFGDKARSEQAAHFDFGAGRATFSANTPPAAIAAGAQDRLSVFIQLGALLSAAPERYPDGTHITLTTVGARNADRWTFTIEGTDTLDLPIGPTPALRLQRLPRRDYDQKAELWLAPSLGFLPARIRITQSNGDYVDLRLAGRENP, encoded by the coding sequence ATGCCGCGCCGTGCCCTGGCGGTGCTCACCGCCCTGGTGATCGCCCTGCACGCCCTGGCATTGCTGGGCCTGCCCCACTGGAGCGGAGGCACCGGCCGCGGCACGCCCGAGCGCATGGCCTTCCACACCCGCATGGTGGTGCCCGAGGCACCGCCGCCACCGCCGCCCGCCGAGCCTGCGGCTGCGCCCGCAGCACCTGCCGCACCCGCGGCGAAGCCCGCGCCCCCGCCGCGCAAGCGCCCTGCGCCGGTCCGCCAACCCCGTCCGCCACCGGCGCCATCGCCCGCGCCCACGCCCGCGCCCGCGCCCGCCCCGCCCGACGAGCCGCAGCCCATGCCGGCCTCCACGGCGGATGCGGCCCCGGCGGGCGATGCCGACGCTCCGGCGATGGCCGCCGCCGCGCCCGCGCCCGAGGAGCCGGTGCCCAGCGCGTCCATCGCGGCGGCGGCGGCAGCCCAGGCAGCGGCGCAGGCGGCATCGGCGGTGGCCAGTGCCCCGGCCACGCCCCCCGAGCCCGCCGCCAGCCAGCCCGACGACCTGCGCTCGGCCGGCGTGGACATCCGCCCCCCCGGCGGCACGGCCGCCGCGGCCGACACCACGCCGCCGCCCGTGCGCCTGCCTGCGCCCGTGCGGCTCACGTTCGACGTGAGCGGGCAGGCCAAGAAATTCGACTACCGCGCCAGCGCCTCCCTGGCCTGGCGGCACGACGGCGCCCGCTACGAGGCGCGGCAGGAGGTCAAGGCCTTTCTGATCGGCTCGCGCTCGCAGACCAGCACCGGCCTCGTCACGCCCACGGGCCTGCAGCCCGAGCGCTTCGGCGACAAGGCCCGCAGCGAGCAGGCGGCGCATTTCGATTTCGGTGCGGGCCGCGCCACCTTCAGCGCGAACACGCCGCCGGCCGCCATCGCCGCGGGGGCGCAGGACCGGCTCAGCGTGTTCATCCAGCTCGGCGCGCTGCTGTCCGCCGCGCCCGAGCGCTATCCCGATGGCACGCACATCACGCTCACCACCGTCGGTGCGCGCAATGCCGACCGCTGGACCTTCACCATCGAGGGCACCGACACCCTGGACCTGCCCATCGGCCCCACGCCCGCATTGCGGCTGCAGCGCCTGCCCCGCCGCGACTACGACCAGAAGGCCGAACTGTGGCTGGCCCCGTCGCTGGGCTTCCTGCCCGCACGCATCCGCATCACCCAGTCCAACGGCGACTACGTGGACCTGCGCCTCGCGGGCCGCGAAAACCCTTGA
- a CDS encoding CPBP family intramembrane glutamic endopeptidase, translating into MESKKTPFPSVPQAAVLLLFGFLLRHLIDLALYDARRVLGLTNEQITAMGLLLSNGILIALLAHFLGLGYRDIAHPAKASPAATFMLLVPPILLLLPLVLLLDGVLNAILAALLPLSSWEQQAFESMLAPTLASVIATCVLAPLFEEMLFRGILLRAFLARYPRGLAIGYSALYFGAVHMNVYQFFLAFFMGLLLGWIYERARSLIPCIALHAAVNASMVAISAMDDPASALGLVSASASTWAVAVAAAMAAAAAGAAALHYLLPRQAGIRGTDVA; encoded by the coding sequence ATGGAATCGAAGAAAACCCCGTTCCCGTCCGTGCCGCAGGCGGCGGTGCTGCTGCTGTTCGGCTTTCTGCTGAGGCACCTGATCGACCTGGCCCTCTACGATGCCCGCCGGGTCCTCGGATTGACGAACGAGCAGATCACGGCCATGGGGCTGCTGCTGTCCAACGGAATCCTGATCGCCTTGCTGGCGCATTTTCTCGGGCTGGGTTACCGGGACATCGCGCACCCGGCCAAGGCCTCTCCCGCAGCGACCTTCATGCTGCTGGTGCCACCGATTCTTCTGCTGCTGCCCCTGGTGCTGCTGCTCGATGGGGTGCTCAACGCCATCCTCGCGGCATTGCTGCCCCTGTCGTCTTGGGAGCAGCAGGCCTTCGAGAGCATGCTCGCGCCCACCCTGGCGTCGGTGATCGCAACCTGCGTGCTGGCCCCGCTCTTCGAGGAAATGCTGTTCCGCGGCATCTTGCTCAGGGCCTTTCTTGCCCGGTATCCGCGGGGCCTGGCGATCGGCTATTCGGCGCTGTACTTCGGTGCAGTCCACATGAACGTCTACCAGTTCTTCCTCGCCTTCTTCATGGGCCTGCTGCTGGGGTGGATCTACGAGCGCGCGCGCTCGCTCATCCCCTGCATCGCCCTGCATGCCGCCGTCAACGCGTCCATGGTGGCCATCAGCGCGATGGATGACCCCGCCTCGGCGCTGGGGCTGGTGTCTGCCTCCGCTTCCACATGGGCCGTCGCCGTGGCAGCTGCCATGGCCGCGGCCGCCGCCGGAGCCGCGGCGCTCCATTACCTGCTGCCCCGCCAGGCGGGCATTCGCGGCACCGACGTGGCTTGA
- a CDS encoding TIGR01777 family oxidoreductase, which yields MTAVFIVLTVQALMGAFDNLWHHEWQARLPQRASARHELLLHALREAIYGLLFLGFAWVQWQGAWVLLPATLLAVEIAITAADFLEEDRSRRLPPAERVLHTLLTVSYGVLVGVIAPLFAAQAALPTAVGVAGHGAWSLLFTLAGTVVLAWSVRNALAVHRLRGVARAEAAASVTPPPLARGPAVLVTGGTGFVGSALVQRLRQEGHRVIVATRDPLQARAAFGPGVWAVDRLDDIPPETAIAAVVHLAGAPILGLPWSPRRRRQLVDSRVETARALRDLIARLHRRPQVLVGASAVGFYGVPEGGAVLREGHAPQPGRFQSDLCARIEQEALRAEALGVRVVCLRLGIVLGADGGAYPAQALAARWGLGAVLGHGRQPVPWIHRDDAVGLILHACRQPRLSGAVNAVAPVVPSQRAFAAALAASFGRGLRLRLPAWLLRAALGEMSELLLCGQRAVPVRAAASGYVFRHPTLEGAFRALARPAAAAATVGSAPAPEAPAGVAAQSLPQVNGGGRVSRSAAMACRDNPGTPFAS from the coding sequence ATGACTGCCGTTTTCATCGTTCTGACCGTCCAGGCCCTGATGGGCGCCTTCGACAACCTCTGGCACCACGAATGGCAGGCGCGCCTGCCGCAGCGCGCCTCCGCGCGCCACGAACTGCTGCTGCACGCCCTGCGCGAGGCGATCTACGGCCTGCTGTTCCTCGGCTTCGCCTGGGTGCAGTGGCAGGGCGCGTGGGTGCTGCTGCCCGCCACCCTGCTGGCCGTGGAGATCGCCATCACCGCGGCGGATTTTCTGGAGGAAGACCGCAGCCGCCGCCTGCCGCCGGCCGAACGCGTGCTGCACACCTTGCTGACCGTCAGCTACGGCGTGCTGGTGGGCGTGATCGCGCCGCTGTTCGCCGCGCAGGCCGCGCTGCCCACCGCCGTGGGGGTGGCCGGGCACGGCGCGTGGTCGCTGCTCTTCACCCTGGCGGGCACCGTGGTGCTGGCCTGGAGCGTGCGCAACGCGCTGGCCGTCCACCGGCTGCGCGGCGTGGCGCGGGCCGAGGCCGCAGCGTCTGTCACGCCGCCACCGCTGGCCCGGGGGCCCGCGGTCCTGGTGACCGGTGGCACGGGATTCGTCGGCTCGGCGCTGGTGCAACGGCTGCGGCAGGAAGGCCACCGCGTGATCGTGGCCACGCGCGATCCGCTGCAGGCGCGCGCGGCCTTCGGGCCGGGCGTCTGGGCCGTGGACCGGCTGGACGACATCCCCCCCGAGACCGCCATCGCTGCCGTGGTGCACCTGGCCGGCGCGCCCATCCTGGGCCTGCCCTGGTCCCCGCGCCGCCGCCGGCAGCTGGTGGACAGCCGGGTGGAGACCGCCCGGGCGCTGCGGGACCTCATCGCGCGGCTGCACCGGCGTCCCCAGGTGCTGGTCGGGGCATCCGCGGTGGGGTTCTACGGCGTGCCGGAGGGTGGCGCTGTCCTGCGCGAGGGCCATGCCCCCCAGCCCGGGCGCTTCCAGTCGGACCTGTGCGCGCGCATCGAGCAGGAGGCCTTGCGCGCCGAGGCACTGGGCGTGCGCGTGGTCTGCCTGCGGCTGGGAATCGTGCTGGGTGCGGACGGAGGCGCCTACCCGGCACAGGCCCTGGCCGCGCGCTGGGGCCTGGGGGCCGTGCTGGGCCACGGCCGCCAGCCGGTGCCGTGGATCCACCGCGACGACGCGGTGGGGCTCATCCTCCATGCGTGCCGGCAGCCGCGGCTGTCGGGCGCGGTGAACGCCGTGGCGCCGGTGGTGCCGTCGCAGCGCGCCTTCGCCGCGGCGCTGGCCGCCTCGTTCGGCCGGGGGCTCCGCCTGCGGCTGCCCGCCTGGCTGCTGCGCGCGGCCCTGGGCGAGATGTCGGAGCTGCTCCTGTGCGGCCAGCGCGCGGTGCCGGTGCGCGCCGCCGCCAGCGGTTACGTCTTCCGCCACCCCACGCTGGAGGGGGCTTTCCGGGCGCTGGCGCGGCCCGCGGCGGCCGCGGCAACCGTCGGCTCCGCTCCGGCGCCGGAGGCGCCCGCGGGCGTGGCGGCGCAGTCCTTGCCGCAGGTCAATGGAGGTGGCAGGGTTTCCCGCAGCGCAGCGATGGCGTGTAGAGACAATCCCGGCACCCCCTTCGCTTCCTGA
- a CDS encoding BTH_I0359 family protein has protein sequence MHMLYDSDSFAVVHMQPDTSEAEAPIGVPPAHQLVRHGFEIVDKRSGKEVYLDGSWAEMFQQQILAWQRDTPTQEEVDDTLDGYVGLAQNPVVVH, from the coding sequence ATGCACATGCTTTACGACTCAGACTCCTTCGCGGTGGTCCACATGCAGCCCGACACCAGCGAAGCCGAGGCGCCCATCGGCGTGCCGCCGGCACACCAGCTGGTGCGGCACGGCTTCGAGATCGTCGACAAGCGCTCGGGCAAGGAGGTCTACCTCGACGGATCCTGGGCCGAGATGTTCCAGCAGCAGATCCTCGCGTGGCAGCGCGACACCCCCACCCAGGAAGAGGTGGACGACACGCTCGACGGGTACGTGGGACTCGCGCAGAACCCGGTGGTCGTGCACTGA
- a CDS encoding sensor histidine kinase — MAIHIALALALIETLALSAALLAWARQVEGARLLSVFLLGVALWIVGNELPNWAGIRTAPWAMALLASVPLTSAAFMHFCALFTGWRPGPRVLSAIYGLAAAAVLLSLNRSPGEFRHFPAFTGLEWVVVPNRTGWTTSLVWAGLATGGLLLLARGFWRSRSATKRRQIAAVAVSCGWGLMCISGFGFAALGIAQYPWQVLAFPAYPVILVYGILRYRVFMANVWARRALAWALLTGLGLLAVPLSLLLPVESRWVTAAVVAAVCLSLGGPARRLAERIVYPGGTPTAEDLHRWRGTLSAADSLEQLAQEAACLLSGRMGLAVQVRVGDGGPAIDPQAPALRCHRAADAGWRTVLQGFEQAPPGPQHLAELFGTVLADAAAQVERAAAAGQRERERQTQARLAELGALAATVAHDVRNPLNIIAMAAAFSAPDTRQEIQAQIARISRLADDLLDYARPWQIRPEPMDLSAWLRDTLRHLPDVERGPGLGVPIPLTADPARLDQAVTNLLANARSAAAGRRVHIDAERTAAGVQVHVCDDGPGVPADLRDRLFQPFASRSPGGTGLGLPIVARTMAAHGGSVALTERPPWSTCFTLTFPDPA; from the coding sequence ATGGCCATCCACATCGCACTCGCCCTGGCATTGATCGAGACGCTCGCGCTCTCCGCGGCGTTGCTCGCCTGGGCCCGGCAGGTGGAAGGCGCGCGGCTGCTGTCGGTGTTCCTGCTCGGCGTCGCGCTGTGGATCGTGGGCAACGAGTTGCCCAATTGGGCGGGCATCCGGACCGCGCCCTGGGCCATGGCGCTGCTGGCCAGCGTGCCGCTCACGTCGGCCGCCTTCATGCACTTCTGCGCGCTTTTCACGGGCTGGCGCCCCGGGCCGCGGGTGCTGTCCGCGATCTACGGGCTGGCCGCGGCGGCGGTGCTGCTGTCGCTGAACCGCTCGCCCGGGGAGTTCCGGCACTTTCCGGCGTTCACGGGGCTGGAATGGGTGGTGGTGCCCAATCGCACGGGCTGGACCACCAGCCTGGTCTGGGCGGGCCTGGCGACCGGCGGGCTGCTGCTGCTGGCGCGCGGTTTCTGGCGCAGCCGTTCGGCCACCAAACGCCGGCAGATCGCCGCCGTGGCGGTGTCGTGCGGCTGGGGGCTCATGTGCATCTCGGGCTTCGGCTTCGCCGCGCTCGGCATCGCGCAGTACCCCTGGCAGGTGCTGGCGTTTCCTGCCTACCCCGTGATCCTGGTGTACGGCATCCTGCGCTACCGGGTCTTCATGGCCAACGTCTGGGCTCGCAGGGCGCTGGCCTGGGCCCTGCTGACCGGCCTGGGGCTGCTGGCGGTGCCGCTGTCGCTGCTGCTGCCCGTCGAATCGCGCTGGGTGACGGCGGCCGTGGTGGCGGCCGTCTGCCTGTCGCTCGGCGGGCCGGCGCGGCGGCTGGCCGAGCGCATCGTCTATCCCGGCGGCACGCCCACGGCCGAAGACCTGCACCGGTGGCGCGGCACGCTCTCGGCCGCCGATTCGCTGGAGCAGCTCGCGCAGGAGGCCGCCTGCCTGCTGTCGGGCCGCATGGGGCTGGCGGTGCAGGTGCGCGTGGGGGACGGCGGCCCGGCCATCGACCCGCAGGCGCCCGCGCTGCGCTGCCACCGCGCTGCCGATGCCGGCTGGCGCACCGTGCTGCAGGGGTTCGAGCAGGCGCCGCCCGGCCCGCAGCACCTTGCGGAACTGTTCGGCACGGTGCTGGCCGACGCCGCCGCGCAGGTGGAGCGCGCCGCCGCCGCCGGCCAGCGCGAGCGCGAACGCCAGACACAGGCGCGCCTGGCCGAGCTGGGTGCGCTGGCCGCCACCGTGGCCCACGACGTGCGCAACCCGCTCAACATCATCGCCATGGCCGCGGCGTTCTCCGCGCCCGATACCCGGCAGGAGATCCAGGCGCAGATCGCACGCATCTCCCGCCTCGCGGACGACCTGCTGGACTACGCCCGCCCCTGGCAGATCCGCCCCGAGCCGATGGACCTGAGCGCCTGGCTGCGCGACACGCTGCGGCACCTGCCGGACGTGGAACGCGGCCCCGGGCTGGGCGTGCCGATCCCCCTCACCGCCGACCCCGCCCGGCTGGACCAGGCCGTGACCAACCTGCTCGCCAACGCACGCTCCGCCGCCGCCGGCCGACGCGTCCACATCGATGCCGAGCGCACCGCCGCCGGCGTGCAGGTGCATGTCTGCGACGACGGCCCCGGCGTGCCGGCCGACCTGCGCGACCGCCTCTTCCAGCCGTTCGCGTCGCGCAGCCCCGGGGGCACCGGGCTGGGCCTGCCCATCGTGGCCCGCACCATGGCCGCGCACGGGGGCTCGGTGGCGCTCACCGAGCGCCCACCCTGGTCCACCTGCTTCACCCTGACCTTCCCCGACCCCGCATGA
- a CDS encoding IclR family transcriptional regulator: protein MDKERAGIQSVEVGFSLLDGLTRSRGPLMLKDLAAAAGMSAAKAHRYLVSFQRMGLVAQDARTARYDLGPAALKLGLASLARLDAVRLARERLPGLMEDIQQTLAVAVWGNRGPTIVHWEESHQSVTANLRLGDVMPLLSSATGRCFAAHLAPDVTAALIEDETAEALRRGRKDIPTDPAALQAMLAEVRERGSARVVDTLLPGIVAFCAPVFDADGHLALGVTTLGSVATFDPGWGGAIDAPLRAMADRLSTDLGYGQA, encoded by the coding sequence ATGGACAAGGAACGGGCGGGCATTCAATCGGTGGAGGTCGGCTTCTCGCTGCTCGACGGCCTCACGCGCAGCCGGGGCCCCTTGATGCTCAAGGACCTGGCCGCGGCCGCCGGCATGAGCGCCGCCAAGGCGCACCGCTATCTGGTGAGCTTCCAGCGCATGGGCCTCGTGGCGCAGGACGCGCGCACCGCCCGCTATGACCTGGGCCCCGCCGCGCTCAAGCTGGGGCTGGCGTCGCTGGCCCGGCTGGACGCCGTCCGGCTGGCCCGCGAGCGGTTGCCCGGCCTCATGGAAGACATCCAGCAGACCCTGGCCGTGGCCGTCTGGGGCAACCGGGGGCCCACCATCGTGCACTGGGAGGAATCGCACCAGTCCGTCACCGCCAACCTGCGGCTCGGCGACGTGATGCCGCTGCTCAGCTCCGCCACCGGCCGCTGCTTCGCGGCCCACCTGGCGCCCGACGTGACGGCCGCGCTCATCGAGGACGAAACGGCCGAGGCCCTGCGCCGCGGCCGCAAGGACATCCCCACCGACCCCGCGGCCCTGCAGGCGATGCTGGCCGAGGTGCGCGAGCGCGGCTCCGCGCGCGTGGTGGACACGCTGCTGCCCGGCATCGTGGCCTTCTGCGCGCCGGTCTTCGATGCCGACGGGCACCTCGCGCTGGGCGTGACCACGCTGGGCTCGGTCGCCACCTTCGACCCGGGCTGGGGCGGCGCGATCGATGCGCCCCTGCGCGCCATGGCCGACCGGCTCTCCACCGACCTGGGATACGGCCAGGCATGA
- a CDS encoding hemerythrin domain-containing protein translates to MTPSAVPFPPRRSGNPEAVPGLRSPAAGFDQPFEMLHACHERVQRTLGLLERLCEHLRTRGCDAMAREAARDVLRYFDIAAPLHHEDEELHIFPPLLAAGSAETVALVRALQADHAAMAAQWAAARTPLAAFAEGAATALAPAQEAALESFAHLYAGHIRREEDAAYPMARALLPPEAQAPMGQEMARRRGAA, encoded by the coding sequence ATGACCCCCTCCGCCGTTCCGTTCCCGCCCCGCCGTTCGGGCAACCCCGAGGCCGTTCCCGGCCTGCGCAGCCCGGCGGCCGGCTTCGACCAGCCGTTCGAGATGCTGCATGCCTGCCACGAGCGCGTGCAGCGCACGCTGGGGCTGCTGGAGCGGCTGTGCGAACACCTGCGCACGCGCGGCTGCGACGCCATGGCCCGCGAAGCCGCGCGCGACGTGCTGCGCTATTTCGACATCGCCGCGCCGCTGCACCATGAGGATGAAGAGCTGCACATCTTCCCGCCGCTGCTCGCCGCAGGCAGCGCGGAAACCGTGGCGCTGGTGCGGGCGCTGCAGGCCGACCATGCCGCCATGGCCGCGCAGTGGGCGGCAGCCCGAACGCCGCTGGCGGCGTTCGCTGAGGGGGCGGCAACGGCCCTGGCGCCCGCGCAGGAGGCGGCCCTGGAGTCCTTCGCCCACCTGTACGCCGGACACATCCGCCGCGAAGAAGACGCCGCCTATCCCATGGCCCGGGCCTTGTTGCCGCCCGAGGCGCAGGCGCCGATGGGGCAGGAGATGGCGCGCCGCAGGGGTGCGGCCTGA
- a CDS encoding TraB/GumN family protein: protein MVRAAVLGRRAAACLWVLAVPVLAQPAPAPAAPASPPALERADCPPVATPIDPAAIPQALREARDHGLLWRVEQGGRTSWLYGTVHAARRDWMLPGPTVLAAVQGSDRIALELDLLDPAVGAALQAAMRNPPGAAPLPPDLARRLAAQIDAACADPGLAALRPELQVASLVVMAARRDGIDPAYGIDLVLAGMARGLRKPVVSLESVELQVRALASDDPRETAAAVASGLEQLESSAARDALTTLARAWADGRANLLESYGQWCDCLHTPEEREGFERLVVGRNPGLARSIAAQHRAGHRVFAAVGALHMVGPQGLPALLARQGFRVERVQWPASPAAAPARGAPPSR from the coding sequence ATGGTGCGTGCTGCCGTCCTGGGCCGCCGGGCCGCGGCCTGCCTGTGGGTCCTGGCCGTTCCCGTGCTCGCCCAGCCGGCGCCGGCCCCCGCCGCTCCCGCATCCCCGCCGGCGCTGGAGCGCGCGGACTGTCCGCCCGTCGCGACGCCGATCGACCCCGCCGCCATCCCGCAGGCCCTGCGCGAGGCGCGCGACCACGGGCTGCTGTGGCGCGTGGAGCAGGGCGGCCGCACGAGCTGGCTCTACGGCACGGTGCACGCCGCGCGCCGCGACTGGATGCTGCCCGGCCCCACGGTGCTCGCCGCCGTGCAGGGCAGCGACCGCATCGCGCTGGAGCTGGACCTGCTCGACCCCGCCGTGGGCGCGGCGCTGCAGGCGGCGATGCGCAACCCGCCCGGTGCCGCACCGCTGCCGCCCGACCTGGCGCGCCGGCTCGCGGCGCAGATCGACGCCGCCTGCGCCGATCCGGGCCTGGCCGCGCTGCGGCCCGAGCTGCAGGTGGCCTCGCTCGTGGTGATGGCCGCGCGGCGCGATGGCATCGACCCGGCCTATGGCATCGACCTGGTGCTGGCGGGCATGGCGCGCGGACTGCGCAAGCCCGTGGTGTCGCTCGAATCGGTCGAGCTGCAGGTGCGCGCGCTGGCTTCCGACGATCCGCGCGAGACCGCCGCGGCCGTGGCCTCGGGCCTGGAGCAGCTGGAGAGCAGCGCCGCCCGCGACGCCCTGACCACGCTGGCCCGCGCCTGGGCCGATGGCCGCGCGAACCTGCTGGAGAGCTACGGGCAGTGGTGCGACTGCCTGCATACCCCCGAAGAGCGCGAAGGTTTCGAGCGGCTCGTGGTGGGCCGCAACCCGGGACTGGCGCGCTCCATCGCGGCCCAGCACCGCGCCGGCCACCGCGTGTTCGCGGCCGTGGGCGCGCTGCACATGGTCGGGCCGCAGGGCCTGCCGGCATTGCTGGCGCGGCAGGGCTTCCGGGTCGAGCGGGTGCAGTGGCCCGCCAGCCCGGCTGCCGCGCCCGCGCGTGGCGCCCCGCCGTCCCGTTGA
- a CDS encoding DUF4166 domain-containing protein, with product MSTPSTHPSTGAAAQPHTLDLAAVLGSAGWSRLAPAVRRRFAAGHPAAVYEGSMALRCSRVGRGFAWLARCLKSPLAPLCRAGVPVQVRVQGDGRGGVVWERHLQVPGAPVHVVRSTKSLGADGRVQERTDGGLSMVLEVREEAGALVFLSRRYFLAVGPLRLPIPAVLTPGTCRVEHRDLGAGRFAFTLEMRHPLWGCTFHQTGVFADPEEFLP from the coding sequence ATGAGCACCCCATCCACCCATCCCTCCACCGGCGCCGCGGCACAACCCCATACGCTGGACCTGGCGGCCGTCCTCGGGTCCGCCGGCTGGTCGCGCCTGGCCCCCGCCGTCCGGCGCCGCTTTGCGGCCGGGCACCCGGCGGCTGTCTACGAAGGTTCCATGGCCCTGCGCTGCTCGCGGGTGGGCCGTGGTTTCGCATGGCTCGCACGCTGCCTGAAGAGCCCCCTCGCGCCGCTGTGCCGCGCGGGCGTTCCCGTCCAGGTCCGCGTGCAGGGCGATGGCCGTGGCGGGGTGGTGTGGGAGCGGCACCTGCAGGTGCCCGGCGCTCCGGTGCATGTGGTGCGGTCCACCAAGTCGCTCGGCGCGGATGGCCGGGTGCAGGAGCGCACGGACGGCGGCCTGTCGATGGTGCTGGAAGTGCGCGAGGAAGCCGGGGCCCTGGTGTTCCTGAGCCGCCGGTACTTCCTGGCCGTGGGGCCGCTGCGCCTGCCCATCCCGGCGGTGCTCACGCCGGGCACCTGCCGCGTCGAGCACCGCGACCTGGGCGCGGGCCGCTTCGCCTTCACCCTGGAAATGCGCCACCCGCTGTGGGGCTGCACCTTCCACCAGACCGGCGTGTTCGCCGACCCCGAGGAGTTTCTGCCATGA
- a CDS encoding fumarylacetoacetate hydrolase family protein, protein MKLATYKDGSRDGQLVVVSRDLGTAHYATGIASRLQQVLDDWGFLAPQLQDLYDQLNAGRAPHAFPFEPERCMAPLPRAYQWADGSAYINHVELVRKARNSEVPESFYTDPLMYQGGSDDFLGPRDDVVVPSEAMGIDFEAEIAVITGDVKMGTTPEQALDGIRLVMIANDVSLRNLIPAELAKGFGFFQSKPATAFSPVAVTLDELGDAWSGGRVNLTLQSTWNGRKVGMCDAGPEMTFHFGQLIAHICKTRNVRAGSIVGSGTVSNKGVEQNGRTEWPKGYSCIAEKRCIETIQDGKPSTEFMQFGDTIRIEMKNKAGQSLFGAIDQTIASPAG, encoded by the coding sequence ATGAAACTCGCCACCTACAAGGATGGTTCCCGCGACGGCCAGCTGGTCGTCGTCTCCCGCGACCTGGGCACGGCCCATTATGCGACCGGCATTGCGAGCCGCCTGCAGCAGGTGCTGGACGACTGGGGCTTCCTCGCGCCGCAGCTGCAGGACCTCTACGACCAGCTCAACGCCGGCCGCGCGCCGCATGCCTTCCCCTTCGAGCCCGAGCGCTGCATGGCCCCGCTGCCCCGTGCCTACCAGTGGGCGGATGGCTCTGCCTACATCAACCACGTCGAACTGGTTCGAAAGGCGCGCAACTCCGAGGTGCCCGAGAGCTTCTACACCGACCCGCTCATGTACCAGGGCGGCAGCGACGACTTCCTGGGCCCCCGCGACGACGTGGTGGTGCCCAGCGAGGCCATGGGCATCGACTTCGAGGCCGAGATCGCCGTCATCACCGGCGACGTGAAGATGGGCACCACGCCCGAGCAGGCGCTGGACGGCATCCGCCTGGTGATGATCGCCAACGACGTTTCCCTGCGCAACCTGATCCCGGCGGAGCTGGCCAAGGGCTTCGGCTTCTTCCAGTCCAAGCCCGCCACCGCGTTCAGCCCCGTGGCCGTGACGCTCGACGAGCTGGGCGATGCCTGGAGCGGCGGCCGCGTGAACCTCACGCTGCAGTCCACCTGGAACGGCCGCAAGGTCGGCATGTGCGATGCCGGGCCCGAGATGACCTTCCACTTCGGCCAGCTCATCGCCCACATCTGCAAGACCCGCAACGTGCGCGCCGGCTCCATCGTGGGCAGCGGCACGGTGAGCAACAAGGGCGTGGAGCAGAACGGCCGGACCGAATGGCCCAAGGGCTACAGCTGCATCGCCGAGAAGCGCTGCATCGAGACGATCCAGGACGGAAAGCCCTCCACCGAATTCATGCAGTTCGGCGACACCATCCGCATCGAGATGAAGAACAAGGCCGGCCAGAGCCTCTTCGGCGCGATCGACCAGACCATCGCGAGCCCCGCGGGGTGA